Genomic segment of Primulina huaijiensis isolate GDHJ02 unplaced genomic scaffold, ASM1229523v2 scaffold37281, whole genome shotgun sequence:
TTCGCTTTTACTAGCTTCTCTCACATTTTATCATGTCTTTCATCCTTAGTCATCTTATTTTTCGAACCAAACGATCTCATTAATTTATTCACCTCTCtcataaaattcaacaaaaaattagttattttaatATGTGATCCACATCTTATGATGGTAGTTTGGCTTGCTTCACTgtttttggaaccattttctTGTACAAAATAAGCTACAAAAAAATATGTCAAAGTTTCGAGTTGGAGGTTTGCTTTTTGATTTTCCTACTCTTTCGGGTCGAAGTTATCCTAAAAATATTCTGTCTTGAAAAAAGTTTATCGAGATTCTTCGGGtttgaaatattataaaaattaagacATCCACTCCGAAGTAGTGCGTCCCATATAAAAGAAAAGACGAAAATGGTAACATGGGTGGTCAATCTGTCTAATCATTAATTACATCGAATTTCGACTTGGATGGTCTCCTATCATGTCTTCTTTATTAGAAATAATAGTTCCAATATCAATTTTCAGCAGTGACTCAAATTATCAAGAACAAATCTCTATTCAGGTTTTCtgtaattttcattaaaaatcttTCAAAAGTAAAATTCTACTAACAAggtatgtatatatatcatCGTCTAATGTTTTATTTCCTTTTAACTAATAATCTGGAATGCCAACATGGCCGTATCTTGTACATTTGCGTACCAATGTTTGTATCTCGACAAGATATCAAGATTTTTTAATACAAGTTGTAAAGCAAGTACAAATTAAGATTAATTTAAGGATGTTggtgtaattaaaaaaaaaagatgcgcccccccccccccccccagtGTTGCAAGCTAATTTTATTGTCAATTGGACCACTCTGAAGCAACACAGgacttttaatattatttggcTAAAATAACGAGTGGATCAACCGAGACTGAtacttataattatataattttaccACTCCAAAAATTCCACCATTTTATTGAAAAAGAATAATAGATATAATGCATTTAATATATATGTAGGCTTCCACGCTATATTGTCCAAATAAGGTCCACAAATTTGATAGCGCATCTGTTAATTAAGTTTTTCTGTAGGACTTCAGcccaatatatatgtatatgtctatgctatctatattatattattaaatttgatatatttatagtaATAAATTTTTGGTATCGTCttctattttaataattttatatattaataaagtgttaaaactTTAATGCAAGTCATCTGTAACTTTGCGAATGAAGTCTTTGTTCCTCATCAGGTCGTAGATTCAATTCCttcatttttttctatttattttttttaattcatatatcaaaattgcagtatagtctctcactatttcttatgattatattttgatattcatttaaatataaaacaagtggattataaaaaatattgtacaagcaCACAACGCATGCATCGATACActagtatattattaaatttgagacaCGTAAGGTATCCAACTTTGGTGTGatgatgaattttttaaaattccattttttctttttttaaattataaaaatattttattttcatttaataaaaaatattataaaaatatattttagtaaatttatacaTTATCTTATCATTATCATATCAATAttccaaaaattttaatattactaaaatatgttatttaacATGTATCCAaacttttggatttttaaatgattatataattcctaacataaaaaaattaaattaaaaataaaacaaaaatatcagaTATATGGATGCAACGCTAGCAAAAAGATGGCAAGTTTTTAATAAAAGGACAAAAACTTAatcaaacaataataataaaatataaaaagaaagcattttacCAAGTCAATATACAGCCAAATAAAATTGTGTTATCCATCCGTAACGTATGCCCACTGCCGACTGATTTACGAACGGTAGCATTTATTGTTTGAAATAATTGTCTATGATTTCTACACCTGTGTTTAGTGTACCCCACCATGCATGCCGTcacattatgaatttttttttacacattcgtcatattttattttttaaaaaaatcttatccatgtaataattgttaaataatattaatttttttattatataaacatGCAAATCTAAGTGGTTATGGAGTTTGAGGCAATTAGTACGTACCAATGACATTTCATGAACAGCTTTTTGTAACATACAAAAGTTAgatgaaataattattcaattgaAATCAAAGTTGTAAAGCTCCCAAATATTCATAGGGTAGCTCTTACTTTTATCACCATTCATTAATTGATTAGCTACGACTATATTTGCTGCCTCTGTGGGGTGGTATGCATCCCAGAACACGTATTTTTTCCGGTCACTGCACAAATAAGAACTCGAATTCACGTCTCTCCCTTTGTAGCACACGAACGGTGGAAAGTATCCTCCGCAACAAGGCCCCTCGTTGTCCTCAaaacctatatatatatatatatatatatgatgtttGGTAATATCATTTCATGGTCTTATATCTATTAGGATAGACAAAATGTGTCTTAAACTTAGTACGTACATGCATGTAGAtcgaatgaaaattttgaagaaaggagAAGTAATCTGGATAACTAGCTTACCATATTTGTGATAATTgaggatgatatctctgaaaaTGTCGTATGAATTCGCATATACAAAGACAGCGTTAGGCCGTAAATCTTTATTCATTTGATCAAGCTTCGATTGCAGTTTCTGATTGTAGCCTTGAACCAAAGCATTTACCTCACCGGAGCATTTTCCGGATGGAATAAGATTGATGGCTCGGATAAAGGGTATGCAGCCAAGAGGTCCGATGCCCACGACCACGAATTTTCTTGCTCCAAAGACATACAGTTGCTTTACGAAAAATATAACTAATCAGAAAATGTGACTCAACCTTTTTATCAGTCCAGGCTAGAGATCACATAAAGCATCAagaaataatcataaaaaaagaaaatcaaaacttaaCTATAACATTCAGGATTGGTTTTCCTAACCATTTCATGCGTAATTCGAATTTAGAAACTATTCCTTTCAAGTTTCAACCACTCCAATTAGCATATCACTTTAGGAGACAACTTCTTAAAAGATGTATATTTAAgcaattttataaactttttcaACGTTGAATAATTAGAAAGaaaaacttgaaataaattTCACACTTTATATTTGTTACCTCCAGTTGTAGGGTCAAATTGGACACCAAGAAATCTTGAAACATGGTTGGAGAAACATTATTGCTGCCTATAAATGGAATCATCGGACGTTGGAAATAGTTTATGACATCATTGGATCCAATTGTTATGGAGAATATTGCATTCTTGAGGAGATTGGTTGTATTTGTTACTCCCATTACACTCACAATGTATTCTCTCGTTTTCTCGAAATTGTTAATTTGCTCCTTTAATGGCAATCTTCCTATCTGTGACAAATTTTCAGAATTAGTTtaccttaaaaatatttatgcacgtataaatatataattatatgctTTAACTGAGGAAAAATTAGTGGAAAAATATACAGACAAATAAAGTTCCAGTCT
This window contains:
- the LOC140968593 gene encoding GDSL esterase/lipase At5g41890-like produces the protein MDSIFFLGTYSLFTFFFALSLQILPSFSYTSFVFGDSLVDGGNNNYLFTLSKADAPPYGIDFTPSGGQPTGRFTNGRTISDIVGEAIGAQSYPPPYLAPNAAAYSIHTGINYASGASGILDETGTLFIGRLPLKEQINNFEKTREYIVSVMGVTNTTNLLKNAIFSITIGSNDVINYFQRPMIPFIGSNNVSPTMFQDFLVSNLTLQLEQLYVFGARKFVVVGIGPLGCIPFIRAINLIPSGKCSGEVNALVQGYNQKLQSKLDQMNKDLRPNAVFVYANSYDIFRDIILNYHKYGFEDNEGPCCGGYFPPFVCYKGRDVNSSSYLCSDRKKYVFWDAYHPTEAANIVVANQLMNGDKSKSYPMNIWELYNFDFN